The sequence AGTTGCGCTAATTCGGTGTTGGGGATAAGCCCAATGCCCAGGCAGAGCGTATCGGCGGCGATTTCTTTTTCGCTGCCGGGAATCGGTTTTCCGTCGCGGTCCAGCCGGGCGGTGGTAATGCTTTCGAGCTGGTTGTTGCCTGTTGCCTGGATGACAGTTTGCCCAAAGCGATAGGGAATTTTGTGCCGTTGGATTGTCCTGAGATAAGTGTTGCCTTCAAGCAGGCGGTTGATATTACCCCAAAGCGCGGTGACATGCGGCAGCCATGCACCAAGGTGTGTAGCTTCGAGAATTGCGATGATGCGCGCATCTTTGGCGACTAAGGCGCTGGCCGCGGCCAGCAATAGCGGCCCCGAACCGGCAAGCACGATGCGTTTGCCGGGCAGCAGGCCGTATTCTTTGGTCAGAATTTGCGCTGCGCCCAGCGTCATCACGCCGGGTAGCGTCCAGCCGGGGAAGGGCGGCACCAACTCGCGCCCGCCGGTGGCAATGATAATCTGCTCGGCTTGCAGGTTGAAATTTCCGTTTGGCCCGTGGAGCGCCAGGGTGCGATCATCGATCCCCCAGACCAACGTGCCAGTTTGAAGATCAATATGGGGGTGGGGAAGTTGCTGCAAAAAAGCGCGGGTGCGCTGCTCGGCGCGGGGAATGCTCTGAGTGGCCTGCCGCCCGGTACCGCGCAAGTATTGCCCCCCCGGGCGCGGGGATTCATCGATGAGCGTGACACGCAAACCAGCCTGAGCGGCTGTGATGGCCGCCGCCAACCCCCCTGGCCCTGCCCCGATAACTGCCAGATCAGTCGTTTTCATTTGGAATTGTGCGAATCCGCATCCCGGGCTGGATGCGTGTCATGCAGGCGCGTTGATTGGGGATTCCATCAATCGTGACCAGACAGTCGAAACAGGTTCCCATGCCGCAGAAGATACTGCGCGGCGCGCGTTCTTCGGGCGTATGACGAAAGATTCGCACCCCGGCGGCGAGCAATGCTGCGGCCACACTCTGACCTGCCGAGGCCTGAACGGATTGGTCGTTGATTTCGATACTTTCCAGAATCATTTGTTGTGTCATGGTCGGAAAGATGATTCACCACAAAGGCACCCAGTCACCAAGAAATACAAAGGATTTGTATTGGTCCACAGAAGTTTGAACACTGAATTTCTTATCAAGGAAGCCATGAAGTCATGAATTTTTCTTCCTGCGTTCCTGGTTTCCTTATGAACACATGGCTATTTGCCGCTTTTGAGTCTTGGTGTCTTTGTGGCGATACTTTATTGGTTCTGATTATTGGGTATTCTCTTCTACGTAATCTTTAAGCCGTTGAGCAATATTCTCATCCAAGGGTGGGTCTTGATGTTGAGTTAGTAAATCTTGCCAGCGTTGACGGGCGCGGGTGGTGGTATCTTGTTGATCGCCATCCCACCAGGCTTCCAAACCAGAGCGATCTGCGAGTTTGGGCTGCCAGAATTCGGTGCGGCAACGCTTGAGCGTATGATCCTCCCCGAGGAAATGACCGCCAGGGCCGACATTGGCGATGGTCTCTGCGGCCAGGGTTTCGGCATTGACA comes from Chloroflexota bacterium and encodes:
- a CDS encoding FAD-dependent oxidoreductase; the encoded protein is MKTTDLAVIGAGPGGLAAAITAAQAGLRVTLIDESPRPGGQYLRGTGRQATQSIPRAEQRTRAFLQQLPHPHIDLQTGTLVWGIDDRTLALHGPNGNFNLQAEQIIIATGGRELVPPFPGWTLPGVMTLGAAQILTKEYGLLPGKRIVLAGSGPLLLAAASALVAKDARIIAILEATHLGAWLPHVTALWGNINRLLEGNTYLRTIQRHKIPYRFGQTVIQATGNNQLESITTARLDRDGKPIPGSEKEIAADTLCLGIGLIPNTELAQLAECQHEYSTMRGGWVPARDKYLQTSQPGIYAVGEAAGIGGAGMALLEGQIAALTITRRFNQIPALQRQLRPLRR
- a CDS encoding (2Fe-2S)-binding protein — its product is MTQQMILESIEINDQSVQASAGQSVAAALLAAGVRIFRHTPEERAPRSIFCGMGTCFDCLVTIDGIPNQRACMTRIQPGMRIRTIPNEND